In Hyla sarda isolate aHylSar1 chromosome 9, aHylSar1.hap1, whole genome shotgun sequence, the following proteins share a genomic window:
- the LOC130291335 gene encoding olfactomedin-4-like: MLHLLILAVCVLHSYTASLVNTTGTVDELGVCHCSVALPDITFPADRLENLEISNKNMVVSVEQEITKMQSYQATLTGYLQKLRNLTRRVEVMEMGGVSYTELDFELLKLEIREMESLVIKLRESIDGSNTLVEALYVEIRNISVMVNSLESYDKNNVLAMRRQFASLRKRLEDCEKNKHIQDQPSINYGSCNHGGIVNISKPFVVQLNWLGFSYRYGGWGKDSYSGAKQDVHWVAPLMTDGRIMNVIRLYPKYDDLLLYKGATEKVLSKQVPRGNVDYTSAGQGGGVIMFNNSMFYNCFNSRDMCKYNIDNNALERKTLTDATINNRFSYSSSQWQDIDFASDEDGPWVIYATEQNAGNIVISKLNPITFELEKTWMTSQYKPGTTNTFMVCGVLYATRTISTRNEEIFYMYDTKTSQEGQISIILDKMMENVQSLSYNPNDHKLYMYNDGYLVTYDLTFRSLPNPS; this comes from the exons CCAGATATCACATTCCCTGCAGATCGATTGGAGAACCTAGAAATTTCCAACAAAAATATGGTAGTCAGTGTGGAACAAGAGATCACTAAG ATGCAAAGTTACCAAGCTACATTGACTGGGTACCTGCAGAAGCTAAGGAACCTGACCAGACGGGTGGAAGTCATGGAGATGGGTGGAGTATCTTACACAGAACTGGACTTTGAGCTGCTTAAGTTAGAGATTCGGGAAATGGAGTCACTGGTTATTAAACTTCGTGAATCAATTGATGGATCCAATACTCTGGTGGAAGCGCTCTATGTGGAG ATTCGTAATATATCAGTCATGGTGAACTCGCTAGAATCATACGATAAAAACAATGTCCTAGCTATGAGGAGGCAGTTCGCTTCACTGCGTAAGAGACTTGAAGATTGTGAGAAGAACAAACATATTCAAGACCAACCATCAATCAATTATG GATCCTGCAATCATGGCGGAATTgtcaacatcagtaaaccatttgtTGTCCAACTGAACTGGTTAGGATTTTCCTATAGATATGGAGGATGGGGAAAGGACTCTTACTCAGGTGCTAAGCAAGATGTACATTGGGTGGCCCCTCTCATGACAGATGGACGTATAATGAACGTGATTCGATTGTACCCTAAGTACGATGATCTGTTACTCTACAAAGGGGCAACAGAGAAGGTGCTTTCCAAGCAGGTGCCCCGTGGTAATGTTGACTACACCAGCGCTGGCCAAGGTGGAGGAGTGATCATGTTCAACAATTCAATGTTTTACAATTGCTTCAACAGCAGGGACATGTGTAAGTATAACATAGATAACAATGCACTGGAGCGTAAGACACTCACTGATGCCACCATCAACAACCGATTCTCTTACTCCTCCTCTCAATGGCAAGACATTGACTTTGCCAGTGATGAGGATGGTCCCTGGGTGATTTAcgctacagagcaaaatgctgGAAACATTGTCATTAGTAAACTAAACCCCATTACCTTTGAGCTGGAAAAGACATGGATGACATCACAGTACAAGCCTGGTACCACCAACACCTTCATGGTGTGTGGAGTCTTATACGCCACTAGAACCATTAGCACCAGAAATGAAGAAATCTTTTACATGTATGACACCAAGACAAGTCAGGAGGGGCAGATAAGCATCATCCTTGACAAAATGATGGAGAACGTGCAGAGTCTTTCCTACAACCCTAATGATCACAAGCTCTATATGTACAACGATGGCTACCTAGTCACATACGATCTGACCTTTAGGTCACTGCCCAATCCTTCCTAA